A window from Musa acuminata AAA Group cultivar baxijiao chromosome BXJ3-10, Cavendish_Baxijiao_AAA, whole genome shotgun sequence encodes these proteins:
- the LOC104000877 gene encoding aldehyde oxidase GLOX, which yields MAVASAFTSIKSGGIPGLFFLVGLLFTCACRSLRAQQLPGTWEVVLEDAGIASMHTAVTRFGTVVLLDRTGIGASRLRLPRSRCRIDPGDSLLPPGGKDCSAHSALLDPSSRRLRPLSVLTDTWCSSGQFLPNGTLLQSGGDLDGLRKLRAFSPCPLAGSCDWLELDSPLLADGRWYATNQILPDGSVVIVGGRAAPSVEFYPPSRPLRNFPFLATAEDAQMDNLYPFVHLLPDGRLFVFANARSILYDVDSGDVVREYPELDGGPRNYPSGGSSTMLRLDPADGYTRAEVVVCGGAQYGVFLHRQTDMPAATTCGRISATDPDGAWAVEEMPFPRVMGDMVMLPTGEVLIINGAQAGSQGYEMGSNPCLNPVLYRPDQPAGLRFMMLTPTTIPRMYHSTANLLPDGRVLVAGSNPHYFYRFAGDFPTELRVEAFSPEYLAADKASLRPVIKAAPERVWYGDEFVMEVEVPLPLVGLMEVNLLSAPFATHSFSQGQRMVKLAVSPAVTVADGGGDGTPYSYRFGCKAPPDGRVAPPGYYMAFAVNQMVPSVARWVQLVL from the coding sequence ATGGCAGTGGCCTCTGCTTTCACTTCGATCAAGTCCGGAGGAATCCCCGGCCTCTTCTTCCTCGTTGGCCTTCTCTTTACGTGCGCGTGCCGGTCGTTACGTGCGCAGCAGCTCCCGGGCACTTGGGAGGTGGTGCTGGAGGACGCGGGAATCGCTTCCATGCACACTGCCGTGACCCGGTTCGGTACCGTGGTCCTCCTCGATCGCACCGGCATCGGGGCCTCCCGCCTACGCCTCCCTCGCAGCCGCTGCCGCATTGACCCCGGCGACAGCCTCCTCCCCCCAGGCGGCAAGGACTGCTCAGCTCATTCTGCCCTCCTCGATCCCTCCTCCCGCCGCCTCCGCCCCCTCTCCGTCCTCACCGACACCTGGTGCTCTTCCGGTCAGTTCCTCCCCAATGGCACCCTCCTCCAGTCCGGCGGCGACCTCGACGGCCTCCGCAAGCTCCGCGCCTTCTCCCCCTGCCCCTTGGCCGGCTCCTGCGACTGGTTGGAGCTCGACTCACCGCTCCTCGCCGACGGTCGATGGTACGCCACCAACCAGATCTTACCCGACGGCTCTGTCGTCATCGTCGGCGGCCGCGCCGCCCCCTCTGTCGAGTTCTACCCGCCGTCCCGCCCCCTCCGCAATTTCCCCTTCCTCGCCACAGCCGAGGACGCCCAGATGGACAACCTATATCCCTTCGTCCACCTCCTCCCCGACGGCCGCCTCTTCGTCTTTGCTAACGCCCGCTCCATCCTGTACGACGTCGACTCGGGCGACGTCGTCCGCGAGTACCCGGAGCTCGACGGTGGACCCCGGAACTACCCGTCCGGTGGCTCCTCCACTATGCTCCGTCTCGATCCGGCCGACGGCTACACGAGGGCCGAGGTGGTAGTCTGCGGTGGGGCTCAGTACGGGGTCTTCCTCCACCGACAGACCGACATGCCTGCCGCCACAACCTGCGGCCGGATCTCGGCGACAGACCCGGACGGGGCCTGGGCCGTGGAGGAGATGCCGTTCCCGAGGGTCATGGGCGACATGGTGATGCTCCCAACGGGAGAGGTGCTCATCATCAACGGCGCGCAGGCAGGGTCGCAGGGCTACGAGATGGGCTCCAACCCGTGCCTGAACCCCGTGCTGTACCGGCCCGACCAACCCGCCGGCCTGCGGTTCATGATGCTGACTCCGACAACCATCCCTCGGATGTACCACTCCACTGCCAACCTCCTTCCGGACGGCCGCGTCCTCGTGGCCGGGAGCAACCCGCACTACTTCTACCGCTTCGCAGGGGACTTCCCTACGGAGCTCCGTGTCGAAGCCTTTTCGCCCGAGTACCTGGCGGCAGACAAGGCCAGTCTCCGGCCGGTAATCAAGGCGGCTCCGGAGAGGGTCTGGTACGGGGACGAGTTCGTGATGGAGGTGGAGGTGCCGCTGCCGCTGGTGGGACTGATGGAGGTGAACCTGCTGAGCGCGCCATTCGCCACGCATTCCTTCTCGCAGGGGCAGAGGATGGTGAAGCTGGCCGTTTCACCGGCGGTGACGGTGGCGGACGGCGGGGGGGACGGGACGCCCTACAGCTACAGGTTTGGGTGCAAGGCGCCGCCGGACGGGAGGGTGGCGCCGCCGGGGTACTACATGGCGTTCGCGGTGAACCAGATGGTGCCAAGTGTGGCTCGCTGGGTCCAGCTGGTGCTTTAA